In the Nocardia asteroides genome, CGGCGCCCGGCGCACGCGCGGCGCGGCATCGGAGCGGTGCTCGTCGCGGGTTGGCGGCTACACCGTGCCCCGGCCCGTCACGGGCGACTCGAGGTCACCTCGGAAGTCAACCAGACCGGCCGGGCGCGCGCACACCGCTTGCCGCAAAGCGCGCCGCCGAGCGGGTTCGGCCGCGCCGACGCGGGGAAGTCCGACGGCGTGCGCGGCACCGCGCACGACAGCGAAGGGATCGTGGATGGCCACCTTCATCGACCTCGGCGACGAGTTCGAGGGTTTCGTCAATGCCGAGCAGGTGGTCCGGATCGGGATCCGGAACGATCGGGCCTGGATCTACACCGCCGAGAACCGGCACCGCTTCCCCGGCGGCAGCACCGACGGCACCGACGCGGTGCCCGCGACCTCCGTGCTCGAGCAGCTGCTGCACGAGCTGAGCGAGCCCTCGGTGCTGCCGGGCACCAGGGTGATCGCCTTCGCCAAGGGAAGGGTGGTCTCCCGCTACCTCTGAGCCGACGACGGTGGCCCCCGCGGTGTTCGCGGGGGCCACCGTGTGCTCGGGGCGGGTCAGATGCCTGCCGTGCGCGCGGCGGGCCTGCGGCCGAGTAGGACCCCGAGCCCGATCATGCCGACGCCGAGCACGAAGTGCAGCCAGTTGTCGGCGGTGTTCAGCGGCACGAAGTTGGCGCCGCTGTGCTCGTCGATGGCCAGGCCGTAGAGCCACAGCACCAGGTAGACGGCGCCGCCGACGATCAGGTACAGCTGCGAGGTCCGGATGGCCCGCGCGGCGAGCAGCCCGGCCGCGCCGAAGGCCAGGTGCACCAGGTTGTGCAGGATCGAGACCTGGAACAGCCCGAGCAGCTTCGCGTCGGAGTGGTGCCCGGCGAACTGCAGCGTGTCGTAGTCGGTGGTGACACCGGGGATGAAGCCCAGAATGCCGACCAGCAGGAAGACCGCGCCGACGATCAATGCCGCGCCCCGCACCGGCGAGCGGTCGCCGGTGCCTGGGGTCGATCCGATGGATGCCATGGGAGTGCCTTTCTTCGGTGCCGTGGTCGGCGCCGAGCTACCCGTGGCCCCGGGTGCCAAACCGGCTCCGCGGCAGCGCCGGTCGGCCCGATTTCAGCAGATCTTCGTCGCCGGTCCGCCGCCGGCGAGCACCCGGCCCGCGCTGGTCACCGTCGCCGAGACCTTGATGCAGGTGCGGCCGGGCGCGAAGACCTGCGGCGAGATCTGCCGCCCGGTGCGCGCGGCGGTGCGCTGGTACAGGATGTCGGTGGCGGCCACCGCGATCGAGGTGTGCACCTCGGCCGTGCCGTCCGGGTAGGGGTTGTCGATCTCCACCCAGGTGGTGTCGCAGGCGGGCGAGCGCAGCACCCGCAGCGTGAGCGCGGTCGTCTCGCCCCGTTCGTCGGGGAGCGGCAGGTTCGCCGTCACCGACGTCTTCGCGGCGCAGCCGCTCGCCACCGGGTCGGTGCCGTTGCGCGACATATCCGCGCCCGCCGGACCCGCACCGAGCGCCGCACCGCACACCGCGAGCGCCGCACCCACCGCGACCATTCCTGACCAGCTCACCTGACCTGCCCTTCCACGATCGTCCGATAGTTCCGGGACTGTGTCGTGGCAGTGCTGTCCGGTATGACGCCCGGGAGGAAACATTTCGCCCGGTTCGGGTGCGCGGCCGTCCGGCGGTCGGTATCGGGGCGGTGGTCCGGGGATCAGTCCGCGGAATCGTCCTCGTCCGGTTCGGTGAGTTCCGGGGCGTGCTCGCGGGTGGCCATGCCGCCGTCCCGGCCCTGGTCGGTGGGGCCGGGGCGGCCGCCCTTCGGCTCGTCGTCGCCGGTCTTCTTCCGCTCGCTCACGGCGGCTCCTCTCGTCGGGTACCGGCTGTGGTACCCCGGAGCGGGCCGGATGAACGGGTCAGCCGTTCTCGGTGACGGTGGTGTCCGGGTGCCTGCGGCTGGTGTCCGGCTTGACGAAGTGGCCGGTGATGGCCGATCGGTCGCGCCGGTTGTCGCCGGCGTGCGCCTCGTCCTCGCCGAGGGTGGTGCGCGGGTTCTGCTCCGCGGTCTGCTCGCTCACGTACTCGCCGGTCTCCGCCGAACGGTGGCTCTCCGCCATGGTCATCGCCTCCTGATACCCGAATGTTCCTGCAGTCGGGGGGATGCCACGGTTGGGCGGGGGAAAACGTGCGCGGCGCAGCCCGATCGACCGCTGATGGGCCGAACGGGCTGCGCCGCAACGCTTTCGCCCTTTCGAATTCTCCGGCGTCAGGCCCGTACCCGGAGCCGGTGCAGCGCGGTGCGCAGCCCGGTGTGCGGGCGGCCGGGAATCCGGACCGGAGGCAGCGGGGCGTCCGCGAACTTCTGCTCGGAGGCCGTCTCCGGCGCGTCGTGGGAGTCCCTGGTCAGGAACCGGTCCGGCAGCGAGAGCTTGTGGATGGTGCGCAGCGTGAGCAGGTACTGCGCGAGCAGCGGCCCGCTGGTGTAGGGCAGGTCGTAGCGCTCGCACACCGCCCGCACCCGCACCGCGATCTCGGCGTACCGGTTGCTCGGCAGCTCCGGGAACAGGTGGTGCTCGATCTGGTAGCAGAGATTGCCACTGAGGAAGGCGAGCACCCGCCCGGCGTCGAAATTGGCGGTGCCGAGCATCTGGCGCAGGTACCACTCTGCGCGGGTCTCCCGCTCGGTGACGCTCGCGTCGAACTTCTCCGCGCCGTCCGGGAAGTGCCCGCAGAAGATCACCAGGTAGGCCCAGACGTTGCGGACGATGTTCGCGGTCGCGTTCGCGGCCAGCGTGCGCTTCCAGCGCCGCCCGCTCAGCAGCGGCAGCACCAGGTAGTCCTTGCCGACCTGGCGCAGCATCTTGCCGCGGATGGCGGCCAGGTGGCCGCGGCGCTCGTCCTTGCTGATCGAGCGGTCCAGCTCGGCGTAGAGGCCGTGCAGCGCGATGCCCCACTCGAAGGTCAGCGCGAGCAGCAGGTTCTGGACCGGGGCGAACAGGTGCGCCGGGCGCCACTCCTGGTCCCTGGTGACCCGCATGATGCCGAAGCCGAGATCCTCGTCGTGGTCGAGCACGTTGGTGTAGACGTGGTGCTGGTAGTTGTGCGAGTAGCGCCAGTGGGCGGAGGCGCCCATCATGTCCCACTCCCAGGTGCCGGAGTGGATCTCCGGATCGTTCATCCAGTCCCACTGGCCGTGGCCGATGTTGTGGCCCAGCTCCATGTTCTCGATGATCTTGGCGAGCGCGGTGCCCGCGGTGCCGAGGGCGACGGTCTTGCGCGAGCGGCCGAAGACGATCAGCGCTCGGGAGACCGCGTCGAGCACGCGCTGCGCGGCGATGGTGTGCCGGATGTACTTGGCGTCCGCGGCCCCGAGGCTGCCCGCCACGTCGGCGCGGATGGCGTCCAGTTCGCGCCCGAACTCCTCGATGTCCGCGGGGCTCAGGTGCGCGTAGGGACCGACCTGGGTGATGGCGATGGGAGGCTCCTCACATGTACTGGGCGATCAGCGCCGGTTGCGGCGGGGCGGTGCGGCGTCGAAGTCGGCCTCGCGGGGCTGCGCGTTGCGCGGGTCGCTGAACACCGGGGTGGGTACCGCGCCGGTCTCAGGGGTCTGCGTGGGCAGCTCGGCCGCGGGGGCGTGGCTGAACAGTTCGGGTACGTCGTTGCTGGTCACAAGGTCCTCGTGATCGGGTTCGGGGGAGCGGTGCTCCGAAGGTGCGCCCGGCCGAAGAATCGGCAGGAGCTGCCCGGCGGTCGCGGCGATGGCCGTGGCCGGAGTGTTCCTGTCCTGTCCTGTCGGGCGCTGCGATGATCCGGCGGCACGCGCCGATTCGAGGCCGCGATTCTCCTTCCGGATGCCTCCACCTTACCCGGCCCCGCCGGAACTGCCCGCGTGGCGCGGCGCGGCCGTGTCGGGCGAAATCGGACAATCAGCGGATAGCACTGTGGGACAGCGGTTTTCGATGTGGGTGACCGGGTGCGGGAAGGGTCCGGGTACCGCCCGACCTGGATGGCGGGTAGGGTTCAGGGGGTAAGGCCGCCGCGAGCCGATGATTCAACACATTTCTTTCCGGTCATCGCGGGGCGGCCCGTCGAGGAACCCGCTGAGTGGAGTTAACCGCTGTGCAGGGTCGGGCGGGCCTCTGCGTTTCGCAACGGAAGGTGCCTCGATGCGCCCGACGAACTCCGCTGTCCGCGCCAAGCGCGGTCCCGATTCCTACGACGACCTCGAGCCTCGGCTCACCGAACTCGCCGCGCTCGACGAGACCGACCCGGCCCGTGCCCGGCTGCGCGCCGAGATCATCACCGCGGCGCTGCCGCTGGCCGAGCACATCGCCGCCCGCTACGGCGGCCGCGGCGAGGCGCTGGAGGACCTGACCCAGGTCGCCACGGTCGGGCTGGTGCAGGCCGTCGACCGCTTCGATCCCGGCCTCGGCAGCCCGTTCCTCGCCTTCGCGGTGCCGACCGTGATGGGCGAGGTGCGCAGGCACTTCCGCGATCGGGCCTGGGGGGTGCGGGTGCCGCGCCCGGTCAAGGAGCTGCAGCAGCGGCTCGGCGGCACGATCGAGCTGCTCTCCCAGCGGTTGCAGCGGATGCCGACGGCGCGCGAGATCGCCGCCGAGCTCGACGTCGACGTGGTCGAGGTCACCCAGGCGCTGCTCGCCCGCAACGGCTACCGCTCCGAGTCGCTGGAGGCGATGAGCGCGGGCTCGGACGAGTCCGGCTCGGTTCCGGCCGGGATCGAGCAGCGCAGCGGCGCCGTCGACCCCTCCTACCGCCTGCTCGAGGACGCCATGACGGTCGGCCCGCTGCTGCGCGAGCTGCCCGAGCGGGAGCGGCAGATCCTGGTCTGGCGGTTCTTCGACAACCTCACCCAGAGCCAGATCGCGGCCCGCCTCGGCATCTCCCAGATGCAGATCTCGCGGATCCTGAGCCGGACCCTGGAGCGGCTGCGCGAACAGGCGCTCGCCGAGTCCGCCGCCTGAGCGGACGGGCCGCGCCCGCGTGCGAGCCGGACAGGGGCCCGCCCGCGGGCACTCCGTCCGCCGCATCGGTGGTGCGCACCTCCACCGTGGCGGACCTCCCCACCGTAGAACAGCGCGGAATGATCGGCAACATAATCGCCGAAAACCGCTGTGCGCGTGTCGATTCCGAATGGAATTAGTACTATTCGGCGCTGACATCGACGCGGCTGCGCGGCGACGCGCGGGGGGATGCGGTTGACTATCGCGGACTATGTAGTTCACTGGAGTACGTCACGCGGTTCAGCCAGCAGCCGTGCGCGGGCGGGATATCACCTGCCCAGGCACTGGACAGAGGGCGGTGGCGGGTGCGAAACCTCACGTTCGACAGCACGAATCTGAGCGAGACCGAAGAGTTCCTGAATCGGAACTACACCAGCATGCGGATCGGCAACGACAGCCAGGGCTCGGCCGAGGCGCACGTCCGCAGGGATGTGCTCGGCCCGGTGTACCTGGATCGGGTGCACTTCGGCTTCGACATGGCCTACGACGCCGAGCCGCTGAACAAGGTCTGCCTGGTCAGCGTGATCACCGGCGCGATCGAGGAGAACTATCACGACACCGGGCCGGACACCTTCCTGCCCGGCCAGACCGGGCTGCTGACCCCGCCCGAGCTGCCGTACTCCGGGATCATCCGCTCCGCGCGCTACGACATCACCATGTTCGATCCCGTCCTGCTGGACCGGGTGGCCGCGCGCGGCGGGGAGCCGGTGCGGCTGATCGGGCACCGCCCGCTCGACGACGACGCCAACCGCAGGCTGACCGCGGTGATCAAGCACCTGCAGCAGATCGCGGCCGCCCCGGAGTTCCCCGCGGACTCGCTGGTGGCAGGCACCGCCGCGGACTACCTGGCCGCCACGGTGCTCGCCACCATGCCGACCTCCGTGCTCGCCGGCCCGACCGCCACCGACCGCCGCGACGCCCGCCCGGACACCGTGCGCCGCGCCGTCGCCTACCTGGAGACGCATCTGCGCGAGGACATCGCGCTCGCCGACGTCGCCGCGGCCGCCTTCGTCACCCCGCGCGCGCTACAGCTGGCCTTCCGCAAGCACCTCGACACCACGCCGCTGCAGTACCTGCAGCAGCTGCGGTTGCACGCCGTGCACGAGCAGCTCGTCGCCGCGGGGCCGGGCAGCGGCCGGACGGTCGCCGCCATCGCCAGGCAGTGGGGTTTCGCGCACGCCGGGCGCTTCGCGCTCGCCTACCGCAGGCACTACGGCCGCTCGCCGAGCGACACCCTGCGTTCCTGACGGTTCGCGGGTGTCGCGGCGCCGCTGCGGGGTAGCTGCGCGGCATGGACCTGCACACCGCACTGCGAACCGCCGAATCCGCCGGACGCCTCGACCCGGCCGCCGCCCGGGTGGCCGAGGTCGTGGCGGGCGCCGTCGGGGAGGGAAGGGCCGCGGGGCTGCTCCGCGGCTCCTGGCTCGGCCACCCCGTCCACCCGCTGCTCGTCACCGTGCCGATCGGCGCGTGGAGCGCCTCGCTGGTGCTGCGCTCGCTGGGGCAGCCGGCGGCCGCGCGCACCCTGATCGGGCTCGGCCTCGCCGCCACGGCGCCGACCGTCGTCACCGGCTGGGCGGAGTTCCCCGCGCTCGGCACCGAGGCTCGCCGGGTGGCGCTGATCCACGCCGCCGCCAACGCCACGGCCGCGACCCTGTTCCTGAAGGCATACCGGGCCCGCACCGGCCGGGCCGCGACGACCTGGAGTCTGCTCGGGCTGACCGCCATGGGGGTCGGCGGAGCGCTCGGCGGGCACCTGTCCTACGCCCTCGGCGCGGGGGTGTTCCGGTACCAGCGGGGCGCGCGCCGGTGAGCCGGGGCACGCCCGGTTTGCCCCGGGAGCAGCCCGGGTAGGCGCTCGCCGATTCCGGATCGAGAGGAGACACCGATGGCCCGAACCCTGGCCACCCAGACCGAGGCGGAGCTCGGCGGCGCGCGCAGCGTGCTCGTCCTGCAGCGCCGCGACCACCAGCAGCTCGACCGGCTGCTGCGGCGCGTCGCCGCCACCGCGGGCGCCGAGCGGCAGGAGACGCTGACGGCGCTGTGCCGGCTGGTGTTCCCGCACGCCTTCGCCGAGGAGGCGGTGCTCTGGCCGCTGCTGCGCCGGGTCCTGCCCGACGGCGACGAGCTGACCCTGCGGGTCGAGCAGGAACACCAGGAGATCAACGAGCTCTTCACCGAGCTGGAGACCACCGAGCCCGACACCCCCGCCTACGAGCAGCTGCTCGAGCGGATCACCGCGCTGCTGCGCGCGGACGTGCGCGACGAGGAGGACATCCTGCTGCCCCGGCTGCAGCAGGTCGTCGACGTCAGGACGCTGCGCCGGGTGGGGCTGGCGTGGCTGGTCGTCCGCCGTACCGCGCCGACCCGTCCGCACCCCGTCGTCGCCCGCCGCCCGCCCGGCAATTCCCTCGCCGCGCTGCCGCTCGCGCCGCTGGACCGCTCCAGGGACCGGCTCGACCAGCTCTCCCGCCGCGCCCCCGGCCCGGTCGCGCGGGGGTGCGGGCGGGTGAGCCGCGCGCTGGCCGCCACCGCGGGTGCCGTCGAGCACCTGCCGCCGCTGCGCCGCGGTGAGGATCCTTCGACCCGCGCCTGAGTTGTCGTTCGCAATCCGGCCCGCTATCCGAAATACGTTGTGTGGCAGCTGGTTTGGATGCCACGAGTCGAGGTAGGACGTGGCGGCAACGACCCCGAAGGCAAGGGAGGCCCCCTGTGTTCCGTCATACCGATCA is a window encoding:
- a CDS encoding DUF4383 domain-containing protein, which encodes MASIGSTPGTGDRSPVRGAALIVGAVFLLVGILGFIPGVTTDYDTLQFAGHHSDAKLLGLFQVSILHNLVHLAFGAAGLLAARAIRTSQLYLIVGGAVYLVLWLYGLAIDEHSGANFVPLNTADNWLHFVLGVGMIGLGVLLGRRPAARTAGI
- a CDS encoding fatty acid desaturase family protein — protein: MAITQVGPYAHLSPADIEEFGRELDAIRADVAGSLGAADAKYIRHTIAAQRVLDAVSRALIVFGRSRKTVALGTAGTALAKIIENMELGHNIGHGQWDWMNDPEIHSGTWEWDMMGASAHWRYSHNYQHHVYTNVLDHDEDLGFGIMRVTRDQEWRPAHLFAPVQNLLLALTFEWGIALHGLYAELDRSISKDERRGHLAAIRGKMLRQVGKDYLVLPLLSGRRWKRTLAANATANIVRNVWAYLVIFCGHFPDGAEKFDASVTERETRAEWYLRQMLGTANFDAGRVLAFLSGNLCYQIEHHLFPELPSNRYAEIAVRVRAVCERYDLPYTSGPLLAQYLLTLRTIHKLSLPDRFLTRDSHDAPETASEQKFADAPLPPVRIPGRPHTGLRTALHRLRVRA
- a CDS encoding SigB/SigF/SigG family RNA polymerase sigma factor is translated as MRPTNSAVRAKRGPDSYDDLEPRLTELAALDETDPARARLRAEIITAALPLAEHIAARYGGRGEALEDLTQVATVGLVQAVDRFDPGLGSPFLAFAVPTVMGEVRRHFRDRAWGVRVPRPVKELQQRLGGTIELLSQRLQRMPTAREIAAELDVDVVEVTQALLARNGYRSESLEAMSAGSDESGSVPAGIEQRSGAVDPSYRLLEDAMTVGPLLRELPERERQILVWRFFDNLTQSQIAARLGISQMQISRILSRTLERLREQALAESAA
- a CDS encoding helix-turn-helix domain-containing protein: MRNLTFDSTNLSETEEFLNRNYTSMRIGNDSQGSAEAHVRRDVLGPVYLDRVHFGFDMAYDAEPLNKVCLVSVITGAIEENYHDTGPDTFLPGQTGLLTPPELPYSGIIRSARYDITMFDPVLLDRVAARGGEPVRLIGHRPLDDDANRRLTAVIKHLQQIAAAPEFPADSLVAGTAADYLAATVLATMPTSVLAGPTATDRRDARPDTVRRAVAYLETHLREDIALADVAAAAFVTPRALQLAFRKHLDTTPLQYLQQLRLHAVHEQLVAAGPGSGRTVAAIARQWGFAHAGRFALAYRRHYGRSPSDTLRS
- a CDS encoding DUF2231 domain-containing protein, whose amino-acid sequence is MDLHTALRTAESAGRLDPAAARVAEVVAGAVGEGRAAGLLRGSWLGHPVHPLLVTVPIGAWSASLVLRSLGQPAAARTLIGLGLAATAPTVVTGWAEFPALGTEARRVALIHAAANATAATLFLKAYRARTGRAATTWSLLGLTAMGVGGALGGHLSYALGAGVFRYQRGARR
- a CDS encoding hemerythrin domain-containing protein translates to MARTLATQTEAELGGARSVLVLQRRDHQQLDRLLRRVAATAGAERQETLTALCRLVFPHAFAEEAVLWPLLRRVLPDGDELTLRVEQEHQEINELFTELETTEPDTPAYEQLLERITALLRADVRDEEDILLPRLQQVVDVRTLRRVGLAWLVVRRTAPTRPHPVVARRPPGNSLAALPLAPLDRSRDRLDQLSRRAPGPVARGCGRVSRALAATAGAVEHLPPLRRGEDPSTRA